The sequence GTCAACATGCAATGAACGCGGTgtcatatttaaattttttttcttaaggTGAAAATGAACATATTCAGCCAAATGAAAAACAGCATGTCTTTCTTTCCTATGAAAGATTAATTGATTACTAAAACCCTAACCCAGTTTAATTTTAGAAGTCTGAAGTCTTCTTCCTCATGAATAACATGCATTCATGTAATAATTCCTTCTACctatttttctcataaaatatatcaaattttgCATATGATTCATCGCTACATATTTCATTTTAAGACGCATTAAAATTGAACTAAAAGATTCAAAATTCCTGGACATATACATTAATAATCTTCATAAATTAATTACGTACTATATATAtgaagtattaatttaatgataTTTAGTTCGACAGAAAACAGTAAAAACGCAGGCAATGCATGCAGTTCAGCAGTTTGAATGACAATTAATTACAGCTAAATATTATCAATATTCAAcagttgaatatatatatatactttgtcTGAAAAATACAGACTGCCCATTATAAACCCTAGGAACCCTGACAAATTAAACCCACcacatatatttaaaaataaagcaTGAGAGAATCTTGGCCTTTGGTTTtcctacatatatatatatatatatatatatatatatatatatatgttaacaCACAATATATCTGCAGAATCCCATTTTATCTAGAATCAGTTTGTTCTTTGGAGATCATATATACCTTTTCTAAAAGTTTGATAAATCCCAAGTCATATATTGGTCTTGGAAATTTTTCTGATTTAAATCTTTGACTAATTAGCTATCTCATGAGAATCATATCCAAGTCACCCTCTCAATCCATAGGACTTCATTGCTTATGACTGATAACTCGTGTCTCGATTTTGTTTGACGATCAGTGAATCATAGACAGACTATCTATGTATTTTATGCCACACAAATATAAAAGTTATTGTATCTTTAGTTGATGATAATGCATTTTAGTACAGTGTAGGGCTAATTTGGGCATCTAATATTTTGCGGAAAATGAATTCTGATTTAAGGCATATATATACTTTACTATGCCTCACGAGcctcttaaaattaaaaaaataaaaatttgttatgCAATATTCTATTACCTAATTACccgtatatataaattttttgttaaattaTTGATTGGTCATTAGCCCAAGATATTAACATGATATTTATTCTTTCGCTTGGGAAAAATTAAAGCGTTGGGACAAAAACGAATAATTGTGATGTCCCACAAAATCTGTACAGACAGGAGGCAAAATCTAGTAAAGATGCAAAGGACAATCGAGTTTAAATGAAAATTATGAAATGCACTCACCATTATCTTATTATAATATGTCAAAGAAATCGAATTAGTGGGGGAGTTTATgataatggagtttttaattaatagaatatgatatataattaaataagcaTTTCTTGATTTCTCGTACACCTGAGTGATATCACATTAATGATGAgattttcatattaaatattGGGACATAAAATCCTTCAAAATGGAGGTTCCTATGCATGGGATGAATCATCATCATGAAGCTAATAATATTCATAATATAACTCTAATATTGAATcacaaataatataattttttttttttttaaaaaaagtgcaGCAATATATGTATGGTACGTATTCTTTAATATCTGGAAAAAATGAAGATAAAAACATGAAAATGCGACCCCCTGATCAGCTAGCTCTCTAAATCTGTGGGGAGCAAAAAATCTGCCAGAATCCTAAAAGATGCTATAGAAAGAAAATTGGAAGGCTGACATGCAATTGAGAGTACTAAAAATGTGGCCTAGCTAACCACAAATTGGTGAGATTTTTGTGAACAAAAAGCTTGAAAAAGAAGGGAACCGAAGGATTCTATCTGGTGTCAGTGAAAAAGGGTCCATTAATTTGTATGTCGAAAGAAATAAACAAGAAAAATGTCGCCATTCTCGAGGTGGAACTTACAGGAGACTGAAACACATGCTTAAAAACACTGCATTGGTCTCAATAAGAGCTGGGAAATGTTTGATGGTAAGGGGTTAGATTTGATTTTTCTGTCAAAATTGTCTTTCATTGGTTCTTATCTAGGGTTTATGAATATACCTTTGATCCCATTACTTGTAACATACTAACATGGGCCTTGTGATATGTATCTGATTAATTTGATTCTTAATTCTTGTGGATAATAATATATATCCTCAAGTAATTTTTCCTTATAAGATCGGATTAGATTACATTAATCGAATATATTTTTACTCAGACATGTTTAGCTTACACAGACACTGACGAAATTAAATCCTATATAGGTCAAATTATagcaagtatatatatatattatagttAAGAATGAACAGAAACCATTTTCAATAATAGAGAAGAAAGATCATTACCCAGTAGTACTTGTAATTGGATCCATTGGTTGGGGGAATCAAGAAAATGGCATAGAACTGGGGGAATTGGAATCATCATCAGGCCTtccactactactactactacttccagtcgtcttcttcttcttcttcttgtaAGGGATCCCTCTGGCCTTAGCTTGGCATTCCTTGACTTCCCTCAGATAAATCCTGATTGCGCCGCTGGCAAACGGGTTGTTTTCCGGCGATCCGCCGTTTTCCTCGTAGGCGGCACGAAGCCTGCCGATGAGTGCATCGAGGCTACCCCAAGCCTGCCTCAGTGGGCAGGCGCAAGGCGCCGGAGGCTCCGGCTGCCCGAAAAAGATGCAGCCTTGCAAGTGAACCTTAGTCTTTCCGAACTGATCCAAGTACCTCAAGAAATCCAGCACGTGGTTGCTGTTGCACTGAGACAGCGACACCGGAGGCCTCTGGTTTTTCAAGAACTGGCCGAAAGTGTTCCAGTCCCTCCTCTTCTGGGACTCGTAGCGGCTGGGAGTAatagccgccgccgccgccgacGAATCCCCTTCGGACAAATCTTTTCCTCTCTCCATACCATCAATTATCTTCTTCTACCTGATTGTTTGCTAAATAAGGGAAAGTGTGTGAAGGTTAAAAGGAATAGTTATTTGGAGCAATCGGAAGATGAAGAAATCACATCAAAAGACAGTGGTATTTGGGGTTGAGCTGACATGCAATGGGCCACCATGCAGTTGCTTTCTGCTTCCTTTTTTTcttcataaaatttttattcCTTCAATCAATGAGTTTAATAAATCATTTTTTGGTATTTTGTGAACATTATCACCTCATTAATTTGTACTACTAAATACCCCATTGAAAATATTGTTCTTGCTACTTGACAAAATATAATCCAGTCATGAGTGGGGATCCCTTGGGCAGTGACAGCCCATGCCCTAATTACGGATTCTCATGTTTaggaatatatattattaattttgaattttttttttatacccCCCAAAAATTCTACTACAAAtcacttttctttttctttttctttttttttttaaaaaaaactaatttgcCTCACTTAATTATAAACATACCATCTCCAATGCTTCTTGTATTTGGCGCTcactcaaatcaaacattttaatttattttatttgttgaagTAAATTTAATTTCTATGAATCTCAACTTCCTTTGTTGTCACTTTATGAGGATATATATTGTGTGGATTATATAGTGGATTTAAAGTCTGCGTaacttaattttaaattaaaccaCTTTCTTATCACTTtaatgaagatttgatttttccTATATTATCATCTTCATCACTGATATTAAGCATAAAATAATCGTAATATTGACACTATATTTTATGTTACATTGAAAAtaacaatatattattattgataTGGGATCAGCTTAGGAATAAAACGGACCCCTCATGTTATCAGCATATATACATGGGACCTATTTAAActtaataattctcaaattaatcCAACTGTAGTTAATTAGCCCTCTAATGAATCATGGTCCTGTGCATTGTCCAACATGTATGTATGTCTACGGTTAATGAGAATATGAGATCTTACTTTTAGGGTATCGTCTAAATCATAGATTTAATGATTTATATTATAAGTTGAACGCTACCGTATGACCAGTTTCGGAACATTAATTGCACAATTAAGGCACTAATTAACTTGATGTGACCGGCCAGTACTACTCGATCCAAATGAaaggaataaaatatataattaaaataagtgacatatatatatgtatatattataatatatagtgCATTATATATACTGTTGCAATTTCTACAATGTTGTGGCTGTCGTTTTCAAATGGAATTGGAATATTTTTCACACATATGTATCTGAGGAGTTATGGATACAAATCCCAATTGGGAGCACTCCTGTCAAGGTTTCCGGAAACAGGATTTAATTGCATCAAAAGGCATGCATGTATTGGAATATACAACAGTGGCACTTTGCCCTACCGCAAACAAATTACATTAATACATTAAACATCTATTTTATATACTATAGGGTCGTGGCGCGTATAGAAAATAGAGAAGAAATTAAAgtacaagtttttttttttaaaaaaataataataataaatgaaatgtggaatatgaagttgatggtataaaaaatttgttattCTAGAGTATATTTCACTTTAATATCGTATGTACGTATATACAACACTTAGGGCCGGCGACATAGACAACCGAATTAACTTCGGAATTTATTCAGTACACAACACATTATTAAATATTAGTCGAATGATCTAGATAGATACAGAGAAAGAGAGTTAACTCCGATACCTGCATGTGTACTCGGAATCTCAGTCGATGTTGGTAATCGATTAAATGGACAGTAGCTGTCCAAATTAATGTACACGTTCATACAATATATAATCTAGCAATTGCTTCATTTTAGTGTCCCACATGAAAGTTACGTTGCGGGATTTTGACTCGACTTGAACGTTTAAATTAGCTTGAACCAGTGTGTTTATATAAGATAATTTTAGTGTTCCTTATTGAAGTTAATTACATTAATGTTGTGACGAAGTTTATTTACGTTTGGTTCAAATGGCAACAAATATTAATGATTTAGCTGCCGAGGAAGATGTAACGATCTGTACTGTACTAAATAATTGTATAATAATGATATAATTATCGATatcaacaacaataatataattaaacgCTGAGGTTTGCGGGAAGTGAccgaaggaaaaaaaaatttaattagttaaTTATGATATGGTGCTGATTTTCCAGCCTGTatataatcaattcattaataaGACAAAATGCAGATTAGTGGTTTCCAGATGTTATTTTTTCTCCTCTTATTACCAAGTTTAAgccaattttattatattacttAGATAAATGACATTGGTTAACATTTAATTCTTACTggcattatttatttttattagagaaattgcaatttttggCCAGTTAGTTGGCCGGTTTTGAGTTTTAATTTGGTCATATAACTCATCCATGTTTGGTTCTTATTCAATgactttgttttttgttttgttttgttttgttttgagggtttaatttatgtttttaaCTTGAAACCACTAAATCTATGTTGCTTATTTGACAACCGATATATACTCTTCTACATGGCTAGCTCGAATAAACTCTATCTAAGAAAAATATAGAAAGAGGAACGACAAACTTATTTCCTCCCATTTTGaaatattagtatttttttcttaattttcctttttttttttgggatttaatttaACGTTACAAGAGCTACGTAGAAAAAATGACAGTGCCAAATAAACAATATTCAATAGCCATTGGAttttggtttttaaaaaaatcaaaattccgaaaaaaaatccatattattatataaaaacaaaGAATTAATTAGTTACATGAATAAAACTCGTATCAGATCAATTTgacaaactaaaaaaaaatgctttttttttctttttattgttaATTTAAAACAATGAGGGAAGTGACTGCTGACCAGTCTGAAGGGCCTACTCACTAGATTCTCGTTtcactatttattatttttacttcATGTTTTACAATTATTGGGGAGGGGGTTTTGTGTTAATAATAAACATGTAAATTAAATATTACAAACTTGGCTAGTACATAAATgagataataatatttttagtcatgttatttgtatttttttgtaatgttaaaaatgaatttgtatttttagttctgtaatttgtattttttttttcatttttggtcatATTACGATGAATTTTCATATTTAGTCTTATGACTTGTgtattgtttttcattttttgatCTTTGAAATTGTATTTTCTCTCAATTTCGGTCTTTTATGacctataaaaaaatataaatataaataactaCAAGTTAAAGGATCACAAATGAAAGTAAATACAAGTTACATTACAAACAATGAAAATTCAGCGTAACGGaacaaaaaaatgaataaaaaaatgtttaagCTAGAGAactaaaaatacaaattcaccATTAACAGAatcaaaagttaaaaaaaaattgcaaataacatgaacaaaaatataattctcCCCACATAAATAGGGTATATATATTATGCCCCCATAACGAACAAGTGGGTGTGATACATTATTCCAAATGTGGTATTgtaattgaaaatatatatataggctgAAGACCTAgggaataataataatgatataaaGAATCGATTTATAGTTTGACTATGAAGGCTACAAAAGAACAAACATCGGAGTTAAAC comes from Henckelia pumila isolate YLH828 chromosome 4, ASM3356847v2, whole genome shotgun sequence and encodes:
- the LOC140859828 gene encoding protein LIGHT-DEPENDENT SHORT HYPOCOTYLS 10, coding for MERGKDLSEGDSSAAAAAITPSRYESQKRRDWNTFGQFLKNQRPPVSLSQCNSNHVLDFLRYLDQFGKTKVHLQGCIFFGQPEPPAPCACPLRQAWGSLDALIGRLRAAYEENGGSPENNPFASGAIRIYLREVKECQAKARGIPYKKKKKKTTGSSSSSSGRPDDDSNSPSSMPFS